In Topomyia yanbarensis strain Yona2022 chromosome 2, ASM3024719v1, whole genome shotgun sequence, one DNA window encodes the following:
- the LOC131683328 gene encoding lysosomal alpha-mannosidase-like isoform X1 has product MKCLVIVILSLLAGGVQSRPGAHSGSGLLVERHDFDNVRKDSSCGYQSCPIPKRGMTNVHLVPHSHDDVGWLKTVDQYYYGSKTNYQRAGVQYILDSVIEALLHNPERKFIYVESAFFFKWWDEQTVELQDAVKELVEQGRLQFVGGAWSMNDEAASHYQSLIDQFTWGLRMLNDTFGECGRPLTGWQIDPFGHSREQASLFAQMGYDGMFFARLDWNDKSKRLSNKEAEMIWKASKNLDESDLFTSVLYNHYSAPPGFCFDVLCSDDPFVDGPFSAENNVKERVDAFLYFVGNMSTKYRSNNLLITMGDDFNYMDANMNFKNMDKLIKYTNARQSQESKVNVFYSTPSCYLKALHDAELTWPAKTDDFFPYASDPHAYWTGYFTSRPTSKRYERIGNHFLQVCKQLTAIALSSTDESYQENLAHLREVIGVMQHHDAITGTEKQHVADDYARMIHKAIDECGENTDVALNSLASRTNRMELKFESCHQLNISLCDITETKQSFIVTLYNPLAHASYQYVRLPVNGYNYKVRDSVGTELPIQIISVTKPVTELVSRVSTATEELIYLADEIPPMGYKSFYVTEIHEKNRKTEPQPKQQTTSIGNEYLTLTFNDNGLLSTINIDGRGYNLQQDFLFYEGAYGNNEVFENRSSGAYILRPNGTVTNIGASPQIRVVLGDHVQEVHQIFNQWVSQVIRVYKHEKHVEFEWMVGPIPIEDGKGKEIVTRYYSDIQSAGTFWTDSNGREMIKRIRNHRETWDLELAEPVAGNYYPVTAKIALEDDQLRMAVLNDRAQGGTSLQDGVLELMVHRRLLRDDAFGVGEALNETAYGAGLIARGKHYLLFGPKTSQQGVSLQASERFLQNQVLTPPWLFVSDATGLSFEAWQTSFNSAFTPLSGSMPANVNLLTFEPWKGSNSFLIRFEHLLEKDEDPRYSQPVTIDLQSVFSKFRIVSARETTLAGNQWKEDSSRLKFFFDAVPITQETKVTKAEEAGLEFTLNPMEIKTFVLEMEMVF; this is encoded by the exons TCATGCCCGATTCCGAAGCGTGGTATGACCAACGTGCATCTGGTCCCGCACTCCCACGATGACGTCGGATGGCTCAAGACGGTAGATCAGTACTACTACGGTAGTAAAACGAACTACCAGCGGGCCGGTGTCCAGTACATCCTGGACTCGGTGATCGAAGCTTTACTGCACAACCCAGAGCGCAAGTTTATCTACGTCGAGTcggcatttttcttcaaatggtGGGACGAGCAGACGGTGGAGTTACAGGATGCGGTCAAGGAACTGGTCGAACAGGGACGGCTGCAGTTTGTTGGTGGAGCGTGGAGCATGAACGATGAGGCAGCTTCGCACTACCAGAGCCTGATCGATCAGTTTACGTGGGGACTGCGGATGTTGAATGATACGTTCGGGGAATGCGGACGACCTCTTACCGGATGGCAGATTGATCCGTTTGGACATTCCAGGGAACAGGCTTCGCTGTTCGCCCAGATGGGCTATGATGGAATGTTCTTCGCACGACTGGACTGGAACGATAAATCGAAGCGATTGTCGAACAAGGAAGCGGAGATGATTTGGAAAGCAAGTAAAAATCTTGACGAGAGCGATCTGTTCACATCGGTGCTTTACAATCACTATAGTGCCCCACCTGGGTTCTGCTTCGATGTGCTGTGTTCGGATGATCCTTTCGTAGATGGACCCTTCAGCGCAGAAAACAACGTTAAGGAAAGG GTTGATGCCTTCCTGTACTTCGTAGGGAACATGTCGACAAAATACCGCTCCAACAACTTACTCATAACCATGGGAGACGATTTTAACTACATGGATGCTAACATGAACTTTAAAAATATGGACAAACTTATCAA ATACACCAACGCCCGCCAATCACAGGAATCGAAGGTCAATGTGTTCTACTCGACCCCAAGCTGCTATCTGAAAGCACTTCACGATGCTGAGCTCACCTGGCCAGCGAAAACCGATGACTTCTTCCCGTACGCATCCGACCCGCATGCTTACTGGACCGGGTACTTTACATCTCGACCGACTTCGAAACGTTACGAACGAATCGGAAATCACTTTCTGCAGGTGTGCAAGCAACTGACTGCCATTGCTCTTTCATCGACAGATGAGTCCTACCAGGAAAATCTGGCTCATTTGAGAGAAGTTATTGGAGTCATGCAGCACCACGACGCGATCACCGGTACCGAAAAGCAACATGTGGCCGACGATTACGCCAGAATGATTCACAAAGCAATTGACGAGTGTGGCGAAAACACAGATGTCGCGTTGAATAGTCTAGCAAGCCGAACCAATCGAATGGAGTTAAAATTCGAGTCTTGCCACCAACTAAATATTAGCTTGTGTGACATAACCGAAACCAAACAATCTTTTATCGTCACCCTGTACAATCCTCTAGCCCATGCAAGTTACCAATATGTACGATTACCGGTGAACGGCTACAATTACAAGGTTAGAGACTCCGTTGGAACCGAGTTACCCATCCAGATAATCTCAGTTACGAAACCAGTTACTGAGCTAGTTTCCCGAGTAAGCACAGCCACCGAAGAGTTAATCTACCTGGCCGATGAAATACCACCGATGGGCTATAAATCTTTCTACGTAACAGAAATCCACGAAAAGAACAGAAAAACCGAACCTCAGCCCAAACAGCAAACAACCAGCATCGGAAATGAATATTTAACCCTCACCTTCAACGACAATGGTTTACTGAGCACGATCAACATCGACGGACGGGGATACAATTTGCAGCAGGATTTCCTGTTCTACGAGGGAGCTTACGGTAACAACGAAGTTTTTGAGAATCGATCCTCTGGGGCATACATCTTACGGCCGAATGGAACCGTAACCAACATTGGAGCTTCCCCGCAGATTCGGGTTGTCCTCGGTGATCACGTTCAGGAGGTACATCAGATTTTCAACCAGTGGGTCAGTCAGGTGATCCGAGTTTACAAGCATGAAAAGCACGTGGAGTTCGAATGGATGGTTGGACCGATTCCGATTGAGGATGGGAAGGGAAAGGAAATTGTTACTCGCTACTATTCGGATATTCAATCCGCTGGAACGTTCTGGACGGACTCGAACGGTCGGGAAATGATCAAAAGAATTCGTAACCATCGGGAAACTTGGGATCTTGAGTTGGCGGAACCGGTGGCTGGAAATTATTATCCGGTAACGGCGAAGATCgcactggaagatgatcagctTAGGATGGCGGTTTTGAATGATAGAGCTCAGGGGGGTACTAGCTTGCAGGATGGAGTTCTAGAGTTGATGGTTCATCGTAGACTGCTGAGGGATGATGCGTTCGGTGTTGGCGAAGCACTGAATGAAACGGCTTATGGTGCTGGGTTGATCGCCCGTGGAAAGCATTATCTGTTGTTTGGTCCAAAAACTTCACAGCAAGGAGTATCGCTGCAGGCCAGCGAACGTTTCCTACAGAATCAAGTTCTTACTCCACCCTGGTTATTCGTGAGTGATGCAACCGGTCTTTCTTTCGAAGCGTGGCAGACTTCATTCAACAGTGCC TTCACCCCACTGTCCGGATCAATGCCAGCGAACGTGAACCTGCTTACGTTCGAACCGTGGAAGGGATCCAACAGTTTCCTGATACGATTCGAGCACTTGCTTGAAAAAGATGAAGATCCCCGTTACTCACAGCCAGTGACCATCGACCTACAGAGTGTCTTCTCGAAGTTCAGAATCGTGAGCGCCCGTGAGACTACCCTAGCTGGGAACCAATGGAAAGAAGACAGCAGCCGTTTGAAATTCTTCTTTGATGCAGTGCCGATTACTCAGGAGACAAAGGTGACCAAGGCGGAGGAAGCTGGATTGGAGTTCACGCTAAATCCAATGGAgattaaaacttttgttttggaaatggaaatggttTTCTGA
- the LOC131683328 gene encoding lysosomal alpha-mannosidase-like isoform X3, translating into MKFLLILGIVIVGTVAHPGRFGGGNPVKKNGEWDHAQKEAKCGYESCPVARKDMLNLHLVPHTHDDVGWLKTVDQYYYGSKTSIQRAGVQYILDSVIEALLHNPERKFIYVESAFFFKWWNEQTAELQEAVKELVQQGRLEFINGAWSMNDEAAAHYQSLIDQYTWGLGLLNDTFGECGRPRAGWQIDPFGHSREQASLLAQMGYDGLFFARLDYADRAKREANKDTELIWKSSENLKDSELFTTILYTLYQAPPGFCFDVLCSDEPFVDGPNSAENNVDQRIDAFLEWVNGMAQKYRSNNLILTMGGDFTYQDAGMYFKNLDKLIKYTNARQQQGLKVNAFYSTPTCYLKALHEADLSWPTKSDDFFPYASDPHTYWTGYYTSRPTSKRFERVGNHLLQVCKQLTALSPATRSSYFQNRLTVLRDAIGVMQHHDAITGTEKQHVADDYARMLHTAFEACGENTNEALKDMTKTTTDMKFESCHLLNISQCAVSETKETFVVTLYNPMGHSTYQYARLPVNGNNYVVRNSQGDVLTTQMIPLPDTVFNLKSRDSIANQELVFLADEIPPMGFTSFFVTEAYDSVSRKDTEPLPKQQVTTIGNKYLSLYFNYNGFLNMVNINGESHWLQQNFLYYEGALGNNQVAENRSSGAYIFRPNGTEKHVTSSIKLQVYKGDHVQEVHQIFNDWISQVIRVYEDEQHVEFEWMVGPIPIEDDIGKEIVTRYQSDIKSNGVFWTDANGREMIKRVRNHRDTWNLELAEPVSGNYFPVTAKIALEDKNQRMAVLNDRAQGGTSMQDGVLELMVHRRLLKDDAFGVGEALNETAYGSGLIARGKHYLMLGPPASQKAKERFLQNQVLTPAWMFLSDATDLSFRDWQSSTKTAFSALPSSLPMNVNLLTFEPWKQPFTFLIRFEHLLEQTEDPLYSAPVTINLKDVFSKFNIYSVRETTLGGNQWKEDKSRLHFSSGPVPLTHESVPFSSTKPSDVYQVTLGPMEIRTFVMEMSLNN; encoded by the exons ATGAAGTTTCTACTGATATTGGGTATAGTGATAGTCGGAACGGTAGCTCATCCGGGTCGTTTTGGCGGAGGAAATCCTGTGAAGAAGAACGGCGAATGGGATCACGCACAGAAGGAAGCCAAATGTGGATATGAG TCATGTCCAGTGGCACGGAAAGACATGCTGAACCTGCATCTGGTGCCGCACACTCACGACGACGTAGGCTGGCTGAAGACAGTAGATCAGTACTATTACGGTAGCAAGACCAGCATCCAACGAGCCGGTGTCCAGTACATCTTGGACTCGGTGATCGAAGCTCTACTGCACAATCCGGAACGCAAATTCATCTACGTCGAGTCGGCATTCTTCTTCAAATGGTGGAACGAGCAGACGGCGGAACTGCAGGAAGCTGTTAAGGAGTTGGTCCAACAAGGACGGCTAGAGTTCATCAACGGAGCGTGGAGTATGAACGACGAGGCTGCAGCCCACTACCAGAGTTTGATCGATCAGTACACGTGGGGCTTAGGTTTGTTGAATGATACTTTTGGGGAGTGCGGACGTCCCCGGGCAGGATGGCAGATCGATCCGTTTGGACATTCGAGGGAGCAGGCTTCGCTGTTGGCTCAGATGGGATACGATGGGTTGTTCTTCGCCAGATTGGACTACGCGGATAGGGCGAAGCGGGAAGCTAACAAAGATACGGAACTGATCTGGAAGTCTAGTGAGAATTTGAAGGACAGCGAACTGTTTACCACCATACTGTACACGTTGTATCAAGCTCCTCCGGGATTCTGTTTCGATGTACTCTGCTCCGATGAACCGTTTGTTGATGGACCCAACAGTGCCGAGAATAATGTTGATCAAAGG attgatgCTTTCCTCGAATGGGTAAACGGAATGGCACAGAAATACCGTTCAAACAATCTGATCCTAACAATGGGAGGTGATTTCACCTACCAGGACGCTGGAATGTACTTCAAGAACCTCGACAAACTTATCAA ATACACCAACGCCCGCCAGCAACAGGGACTGAAAGTAAACGCATTCTACTCGACACCAACCTGCTACCTGAAGGCATTGCACGAAGCGGATCTCAGCTGGCCAACAAAGTCCGATGATTTCTTCCCGTACGCCTCGGATCCTCACACCTACTGGACCGGATATTACACGTCACGACCCACCTCGAAACGATTCGAACGAGTCGGCAACCATCTTCTGCAGGTCTGCAAACAGCTGACCGCTCTTTCACCTGCTACCCGTTCGAGCTACTTCCAAAACCGGTTGACCGTGCTGCGGGATGCGATTGGAGTTATGCAGCATCACGATGCGATCACCGGAACAGAGAAGCAACACGTGGCGGACGATTACGCACGGATGCTCCACACGGCATTCGAAGCCTGTGGAGAGAACACGAATGAGGCGTTGAAGGACATGACGAAGACAACGACGGATATGAAATTTGAGTCCTGCCACCTGCTCAACATAAGTCAGTGTGCGGTGTCTGAAACGAAGGAAACTTTCGTAGTTACGCTGTACAATCCTATGGGACATTCTACTTATCAGTACGCGAGACTACCGGTAAATGGCAACAATTATGTGGTACGGAACTCCCAGGGCGATGTGCTTACAACTCAAATGATTCCCCTGCCCGATACGGTGTTCAATCTAAAGTCCCGCGATAGTATTGCGAATCAGGAACTTGTGTTCTTAGCTGACGAAATCCCTCCAATGGGTTTCACATCTTTCTTTGTTACGGAAGCGTACGATTCCGTCTCGCGCAAGGATACTGAACCACTTCCCAAGCAGCAGGTAACTACCATCGGAAACAAATACCTCTCTCTGTATTTCAACTACAACGGATTCCTGAACATGGTAAACATCAACGGCGAAAGTCACTGGTTGCAACAGAACTTCCTGTACTACGAGGGAGCCCTGGGAAACAATCAAGTGGCAGAGAACCGTTCCTCCGGAGCGTATATTTTCCGACCGAATGGAACCGAGAAACATGTAACCAGTTCAATCAAACTGCAAGTGTACAAGGGGGATCACGTTCAGGAGGTTCATCAGATATTCAACGATTGGATCAGTCAGGTGATTCGTGTCTACGAGGACGAACAGCACGTAGAATTCGAATGGATGGTTGGACCGATTCCGATCGAGGACGACATTGGAAAGGAGATTGTGACTCGTTACCAATCCGATATTAAGTCCAACGGTGTCTTCTGGACCGATGCAAATGGCCGAGAAATGATTAAACGAGTGCGAAATCATCGCGATACTTGGAATTTGGAGTTGGCGGAACCGGTTTCCGGCAATTACTTCCCGGTGACGGCGAAAATCGCACTGGAGGACAAAAATCAACGAATGGCAGTTTTGAACGATCGGGCTCAGGGTGGAACCAGCATGCAGGATGGAGTTTTGGAATTGATGGTTCATCGTAGATTGTTGAAGGATGATGCCTTTGGAGTTGGTGAAGCTTTGAACGAAACTGCCTACGGGTCGGGATTGATTGCTCGCGGAAAACACTACCTGATGTTGGGCCCACCGGCTTCCCAAAAGGCAAAGGAACGATTCCTGCAGAATCAAGTACTTACACCGGCTTGGATGTTCCTTAGTGATGCCACCGATCTTTCGTTCCGGGATTGGCAATCAAGTACCAAAACCGCC TTTTCAGCTTTACCCTCATCGCTTCCAATGAACGTAAACCTGCTGACATTCGAACCGTGGAAGCAACCATTCACTTTCCTGATACGATTCGAGCATCTGCTTGAACAGACCGAAGATCCTTTGTACTCTGCCCCTGTGACAATTAATCTGAAGGATGTGTTTTCAAAGTTCAACATCTACAGTGTCCGCGAAACGACCCTTGGCGGAAATCAGTGGAAGGAAGATAAATCGCGGCTACATTTCTCATCGGGTCCCGTGCCGTTAACCCACGAATCCGTACCCTTCAGTTCGACCAAACCTTCCGACGTGTATCAAGTCACTTTAGGCCCGATGGAAATTCGGACATTCGTCATGGAAATGAGCTTGAACAATTAG
- the LOC131683328 gene encoding lysosomal alpha-mannosidase-like isoform X2, whose translation MKCLVIVILSLLAGGVQSRPGAHSGSGLLVERHDFDNVRKDSSCGYQSCPVARKDMLNLHLVPHTHDDVGWLKTVDQYYYGSKTSIQRAGVQYILDSVIEALLHNPERKFIYVESAFFFKWWNEQTAELQEAVKELVQQGRLEFINGAWSMNDEAAAHYQSLIDQYTWGLGLLNDTFGECGRPRAGWQIDPFGHSREQASLLAQMGYDGLFFARLDYADRAKREANKDTELIWKSSENLKDSELFTTILYTLYQAPPGFCFDVLCSDEPFVDGPNSAENNVDQRIDAFLEWVNGMAQKYRSNNLILTMGGDFTYQDAGMYFKNLDKLIKYTNARQQQGLKVNAFYSTPTCYLKALHEADLSWPTKSDDFFPYASDPHTYWTGYYTSRPTSKRFERVGNHLLQVCKQLTALSPATRSSYFQNRLTVLRDAIGVMQHHDAITGTEKQHVADDYARMLHTAFEACGENTNEALKDMTKTTTDMKFESCHLLNISQCAVSETKETFVVTLYNPMGHSTYQYARLPVNGNNYVVRNSQGDVLTTQMIPLPDTVFNLKSRDSIANQELVFLADEIPPMGFTSFFVTEAYDSVSRKDTEPLPKQQVTTIGNKYLSLYFNYNGFLNMVNINGESHWLQQNFLYYEGALGNNQVAENRSSGAYIFRPNGTEKHVTSSIKLQVYKGDHVQEVHQIFNDWISQVIRVYEDEQHVEFEWMVGPIPIEDDIGKEIVTRYQSDIKSNGVFWTDANGREMIKRVRNHRDTWNLELAEPVSGNYFPVTAKIALEDKNQRMAVLNDRAQGGTSMQDGVLELMVHRRLLKDDAFGVGEALNETAYGSGLIARGKHYLMLGPPASQKAKERFLQNQVLTPAWMFLSDATDLSFRDWQSSTKTAFSALPSSLPMNVNLLTFEPWKQPFTFLIRFEHLLEQTEDPLYSAPVTINLKDVFSKFNIYSVRETTLGGNQWKEDKSRLHFSSGPVPLTHESVPFSSTKPSDVYQVTLGPMEIRTFVMEMSLNN comes from the exons TCATGTCCAGTGGCACGGAAAGACATGCTGAACCTGCATCTGGTGCCGCACACTCACGACGACGTAGGCTGGCTGAAGACAGTAGATCAGTACTATTACGGTAGCAAGACCAGCATCCAACGAGCCGGTGTCCAGTACATCTTGGACTCGGTGATCGAAGCTCTACTGCACAATCCGGAACGCAAATTCATCTACGTCGAGTCGGCATTCTTCTTCAAATGGTGGAACGAGCAGACGGCGGAACTGCAGGAAGCTGTTAAGGAGTTGGTCCAACAAGGACGGCTAGAGTTCATCAACGGAGCGTGGAGTATGAACGACGAGGCTGCAGCCCACTACCAGAGTTTGATCGATCAGTACACGTGGGGCTTAGGTTTGTTGAATGATACTTTTGGGGAGTGCGGACGTCCCCGGGCAGGATGGCAGATCGATCCGTTTGGACATTCGAGGGAGCAGGCTTCGCTGTTGGCTCAGATGGGATACGATGGGTTGTTCTTCGCCAGATTGGACTACGCGGATAGGGCGAAGCGGGAAGCTAACAAAGATACGGAACTGATCTGGAAGTCTAGTGAGAATTTGAAGGACAGCGAACTGTTTACCACCATACTGTACACGTTGTATCAAGCTCCTCCGGGATTCTGTTTCGATGTACTCTGCTCCGATGAACCGTTTGTTGATGGACCCAACAGTGCCGAGAATAATGTTGATCAAAGG attgatgCTTTCCTCGAATGGGTAAACGGAATGGCACAGAAATACCGTTCAAACAATCTGATCCTAACAATGGGAGGTGATTTCACCTACCAGGACGCTGGAATGTACTTCAAGAACCTCGACAAACTTATCAA ATACACCAACGCCCGCCAGCAACAGGGACTGAAAGTAAACGCATTCTACTCGACACCAACCTGCTACCTGAAGGCATTGCACGAAGCGGATCTCAGCTGGCCAACAAAGTCCGATGATTTCTTCCCGTACGCCTCGGATCCTCACACCTACTGGACCGGATATTACACGTCACGACCCACCTCGAAACGATTCGAACGAGTCGGCAACCATCTTCTGCAGGTCTGCAAACAGCTGACCGCTCTTTCACCTGCTACCCGTTCGAGCTACTTCCAAAACCGGTTGACCGTGCTGCGGGATGCGATTGGAGTTATGCAGCATCACGATGCGATCACCGGAACAGAGAAGCAACACGTGGCGGACGATTACGCACGGATGCTCCACACGGCATTCGAAGCCTGTGGAGAGAACACGAATGAGGCGTTGAAGGACATGACGAAGACAACGACGGATATGAAATTTGAGTCCTGCCACCTGCTCAACATAAGTCAGTGTGCGGTGTCTGAAACGAAGGAAACTTTCGTAGTTACGCTGTACAATCCTATGGGACATTCTACTTATCAGTACGCGAGACTACCGGTAAATGGCAACAATTATGTGGTACGGAACTCCCAGGGCGATGTGCTTACAACTCAAATGATTCCCCTGCCCGATACGGTGTTCAATCTAAAGTCCCGCGATAGTATTGCGAATCAGGAACTTGTGTTCTTAGCTGACGAAATCCCTCCAATGGGTTTCACATCTTTCTTTGTTACGGAAGCGTACGATTCCGTCTCGCGCAAGGATACTGAACCACTTCCCAAGCAGCAGGTAACTACCATCGGAAACAAATACCTCTCTCTGTATTTCAACTACAACGGATTCCTGAACATGGTAAACATCAACGGCGAAAGTCACTGGTTGCAACAGAACTTCCTGTACTACGAGGGAGCCCTGGGAAACAATCAAGTGGCAGAGAACCGTTCCTCCGGAGCGTATATTTTCCGACCGAATGGAACCGAGAAACATGTAACCAGTTCAATCAAACTGCAAGTGTACAAGGGGGATCACGTTCAGGAGGTTCATCAGATATTCAACGATTGGATCAGTCAGGTGATTCGTGTCTACGAGGACGAACAGCACGTAGAATTCGAATGGATGGTTGGACCGATTCCGATCGAGGACGACATTGGAAAGGAGATTGTGACTCGTTACCAATCCGATATTAAGTCCAACGGTGTCTTCTGGACCGATGCAAATGGCCGAGAAATGATTAAACGAGTGCGAAATCATCGCGATACTTGGAATTTGGAGTTGGCGGAACCGGTTTCCGGCAATTACTTCCCGGTGACGGCGAAAATCGCACTGGAGGACAAAAATCAACGAATGGCAGTTTTGAACGATCGGGCTCAGGGTGGAACCAGCATGCAGGATGGAGTTTTGGAATTGATGGTTCATCGTAGATTGTTGAAGGATGATGCCTTTGGAGTTGGTGAAGCTTTGAACGAAACTGCCTACGGGTCGGGATTGATTGCTCGCGGAAAACACTACCTGATGTTGGGCCCACCGGCTTCCCAAAAGGCAAAGGAACGATTCCTGCAGAATCAAGTACTTACACCGGCTTGGATGTTCCTTAGTGATGCCACCGATCTTTCGTTCCGGGATTGGCAATCAAGTACCAAAACCGCC TTTTCAGCTTTACCCTCATCGCTTCCAATGAACGTAAACCTGCTGACATTCGAACCGTGGAAGCAACCATTCACTTTCCTGATACGATTCGAGCATCTGCTTGAACAGACCGAAGATCCTTTGTACTCTGCCCCTGTGACAATTAATCTGAAGGATGTGTTTTCAAAGTTCAACATCTACAGTGTCCGCGAAACGACCCTTGGCGGAAATCAGTGGAAGGAAGATAAATCGCGGCTACATTTCTCATCGGGTCCCGTGCCGTTAACCCACGAATCCGTACCCTTCAGTTCGACCAAACCTTCCGACGTGTATCAAGTCACTTTAGGCCCGATGGAAATTCGGACATTCGTCATGGAAATGAGCTTGAACAATTAG